One region of Synechococcus elongatus PCC 11801 genomic DNA includes:
- the pdxA gene encoding 4-hydroxythreonine-4-phosphate dehydrogenase PdxA has product MLSSSLSPLQVAISLGDPAGIGPEVALKALAIAQSQGLLQHTEITLIGSPLCWQACYESLRSRADVANPADFSQRAMADPQTPIQTGQVTAESGEVSFRALEAAIAGTLAGEFEAIVTAPIAKAAWQLAGHGYPGQTEVLAEAAQVSRSGMLFVARSPQTGWQLRTLLATTHIPLRDVPHVLSPELLTQKLSLLIDCLRQDFGIDRPTIVIAGLNPHSGEQGRLGREEQDWLIPWLEAMRDRFPQAQLQGPQPPDTLWLSAGQAWQQAGVPAPDAYLALYHDQGLIPVKLLAFDRAVNTTIGLPFVRTSPDHGTAFDIAGQGTARPESFLAALQLAIALAHNRRQRSLQLETV; this is encoded by the coding sequence ATGCTTTCGTCGTCACTTTCACCGCTGCAGGTGGCTATCAGCTTGGGGGATCCTGCCGGGATTGGTCCCGAAGTGGCGCTTAAAGCGCTGGCGATCGCCCAGTCCCAAGGACTTCTTCAGCATACCGAGATCACCTTGATCGGCAGTCCGCTATGCTGGCAAGCCTGCTATGAGAGCTTGCGATCGCGGGCTGATGTGGCAAATCCCGCTGACTTTTCCCAGCGTGCGATGGCTGATCCGCAAACGCCAATTCAGACCGGTCAGGTCACCGCAGAGAGCGGCGAAGTCAGCTTTCGGGCATTAGAAGCTGCGATCGCCGGAACCCTCGCGGGTGAATTTGAAGCGATCGTTACGGCCCCGATCGCTAAAGCCGCTTGGCAACTGGCAGGGCATGGCTATCCGGGGCAGACGGAAGTGCTGGCGGAAGCAGCTCAAGTCTCGCGATCAGGGATGTTGTTTGTGGCGCGATCGCCCCAGACCGGGTGGCAGCTGCGCACTCTCTTGGCAACGACTCATATTCCGCTGCGGGACGTGCCCCATGTCCTCAGTCCCGAGCTGCTGACCCAGAAACTTAGCCTGTTAATCGACTGTCTGCGGCAGGATTTTGGGATTGATCGACCAACGATCGTGATTGCGGGACTCAACCCTCACAGCGGTGAGCAAGGCCGACTCGGTCGCGAAGAACAGGATTGGCTGATTCCTTGGCTGGAAGCCATGCGCGATCGCTTTCCGCAGGCGCAACTCCAAGGCCCGCAACCGCCGGATACGCTCTGGCTGTCGGCGGGGCAGGCTTGGCAGCAAGCAGGGGTGCCAGCACCGGATGCTTACTTGGCGCTCTATCACGATCAAGGCTTGATTCCCGTAAAGTTGTTAGCCTTCGATCGCGCGGTCAATACGACGATTGGCTTGCCGTTTGTGCGGACTTCGCCGGATCACGGCACGGCCTTTGATATCGCGGGTCAAGGCACAGCGCGACCTGAGAGTTTTCTGGCCGCTCTGCAACTGGCGATCGCCCTCGCGCACAATCGTCGTCAGCGTTCTCTCCAACTGGAAACGGTGTGA
- a CDS encoding MBL fold metallo-hydrolase, with amino-acid sequence MEVCYYGANSWLVQWAGQRLLIDPWLVGALSFGNQAWFFEARHKNQWTIPEAIDALILSQGLPDHAHVPTLEQLDRQIPVFASPAAAKVARKLGFSQVTVLNPGESVAIGNLDLQATKGAPVPQVENGYLLRDRQSGQSLYYEPHGFHDPSVTGPVTAAIAPIESLDLPLAGPIIQGAKTALELAQRLQLQVLLPTATGGDIESKGILNKIIRGSGSQAELEAQFSTAGLKTAIFKPSLGELQPLPVG; translated from the coding sequence ATGGAAGTCTGTTATTACGGTGCCAACAGCTGGCTGGTGCAATGGGCAGGTCAGCGTCTGCTGATCGATCCCTGGCTGGTCGGAGCGCTCAGTTTTGGCAATCAAGCCTGGTTTTTTGAAGCTCGCCACAAGAATCAGTGGACGATTCCCGAGGCGATCGACGCCCTGATTTTGTCTCAAGGTCTGCCGGATCATGCCCATGTGCCAACCTTGGAGCAGCTCGATCGCCAGATTCCCGTGTTTGCTTCGCCTGCCGCAGCCAAAGTGGCACGGAAGCTGGGCTTTAGCCAAGTGACGGTGCTGAATCCGGGTGAGAGCGTCGCGATCGGCAATTTAGACCTGCAAGCCACCAAGGGCGCACCGGTGCCGCAAGTCGAAAACGGCTACCTACTGCGCGATCGCCAGTCGGGGCAAAGCCTCTACTACGAGCCGCACGGCTTCCATGACCCGAGTGTGACTGGCCCTGTAACCGCTGCGATCGCCCCGATCGAAAGTCTGGACTTGCCGCTGGCAGGCCCAATCATTCAGGGTGCAAAAACGGCTTTGGAACTGGCGCAGCGGCTGCAACTGCAAGTCCTGCTACCAACAGCAACCGGCGGCGACATCGAGTCTAAGGGCATCCTCAACAAGATCATTCGCGGCTCCGGCAGTCAGGCGGAACTAGAAGCCCAATTCAGTACAGCAGGCTTGAAAACCGCCATCTTCAAACCCAGCTTGGGTGAGTTGCAACCACTACCAGTGGGCTAA
- the ruvC gene encoding crossover junction endodeoxyribonuclease RuvC: MGQRILGLDPGLAIVGFGALLCPDSRQGGLELLDFGVISTPAGAEIGDRLETIYQDLHQLIDLVQPDAVAVEKLFFYRMGNTIAVAQARGVLMLVLRQRRLPYCEFTPAQVKQALTGYGNAPKLAVQQAVQRELQLDAIPRPDDAADAVALALTAWFQQAG, from the coding sequence GTGGGGCAACGCATTCTCGGCCTGGATCCGGGGTTAGCGATCGTGGGATTTGGGGCGCTGCTCTGTCCCGACTCCCGCCAAGGCGGATTGGAACTGCTGGACTTCGGCGTCATTTCCACGCCTGCTGGGGCGGAGATTGGCGATCGCCTCGAAACGATCTATCAGGATTTGCATCAACTGATCGATCTGGTGCAGCCGGATGCCGTCGCGGTTGAGAAGCTATTTTTCTACCGCATGGGCAACACGATCGCGGTTGCTCAGGCTCGCGGTGTTCTAATGCTGGTGTTGCGACAGCGCCGCTTGCCCTACTGTGAGTTCACGCCTGCTCAGGTCAAACAAGCACTGACTGGCTACGGCAATGCACCGAAGTTAGCAGTGCAGCAAGCTGTCCAACGCGAGCTTCAACTGGACGCAATTCCGCGCCCCGATGATGCAGCAGATGCGGTTGCTTTAGCTTTGACGGCTTGGTTCCAGCAAGCAGGCTAA
- a CDS encoding macro domain-containing protein codes for MQSLKILKGNIFTTNCQTLVNTVNCVGVMGAGIALEFKLRYPDMDQKYISLCQQGLLDIGKLWIYKTTSRWILNFPTKKHWKNPSKESYLHAGLQKFLETYEEKEIHSIAFPLLGAQHGGIHPEKSLEIMTSYLSKCSISVEIYQHDPHAYDDLCEHTRDLFLTTPINKLKLTTGLTPSQINKLSGIFNDSSFTQLNHLTKVKGISTKTLEKVFAFAMKNADKKYQDEQQKLSLHV; via the coding sequence ATGCAGAGCCTGAAAATTTTGAAAGGCAATATTTTTACAACCAATTGCCAAACTCTTGTCAACACTGTCAACTGTGTAGGTGTGATGGGAGCTGGGATTGCTCTAGAATTTAAGCTTCGATATCCAGATATGGATCAAAAATATATATCTCTTTGCCAACAAGGATTGCTAGACATTGGAAAGTTGTGGATATATAAAACTACTTCGCGGTGGATTCTCAATTTTCCGACTAAAAAACATTGGAAAAATCCTAGTAAAGAGTCTTATCTACATGCAGGTTTGCAAAAATTTCTTGAAACCTATGAGGAGAAGGAAATTCACTCAATTGCTTTTCCATTGCTTGGGGCTCAACACGGAGGAATACATCCTGAGAAGTCTTTAGAAATAATGACTTCTTACCTTTCAAAATGTTCTATCTCTGTTGAGATTTATCAGCATGATCCGCATGCTTATGATGACTTATGCGAACACACTAGAGACTTGTTTTTAACAACACCCATCAACAAGCTAAAGCTGACTACTGGACTCACCCCTAGCCAGATTAATAAGCTTTCTGGGATTTTCAATGATTCATCTTTTACTCAATTGAATCATCTGACTAAGGTAAAAGGAATTAGCACTAAGACTTTAGAGAAGGTTTTTGCTTTTGCCATGAAAAACGCCGACAAAAAATATCAAGATGAACAGCAGAAGCTATCACTTCACGTATAG
- a CDS encoding DUF4433 domain-containing protein → MTPLFNVGSYVEETRFGATQHDSYHNISGRGQSRRLKQGQIIKLTPRFFVSGFDALIQWTDGTKDCRVAGQYHLNLLPAPNLKKRLLAGKFDCLYHMTHIQNLSSILASGILSNAEIKRRRVSIADISDSSVQARRDEIEPIYDRSIHEYVPFYLNPKNPMLYRRKEMQNEIVIIAVSTSVLSSNCHVFTDGNAAANATLFSDDESVINNSKDVLCAQYWTDYDDGKRRRCAEVLVYPSVGVKYIEKIACNNEATRAHVASITNIQSTIEKGLYF, encoded by the coding sequence ATGACGCCTCTATTTAATGTGGGTAGCTATGTTGAAGAGACCCGTTTTGGTGCGACTCAGCATGACTCTTATCACAATATTTCTGGACGAGGGCAAAGCCGTAGATTAAAACAGGGGCAAATTATTAAACTGACACCCAGATTCTTTGTTTCTGGGTTTGATGCACTAATTCAATGGACTGACGGTACTAAAGACTGCAGAGTTGCAGGCCAATATCATCTCAATTTATTACCCGCTCCAAATCTAAAAAAGAGATTATTAGCTGGCAAATTCGACTGTCTTTACCACATGACTCACATACAAAATTTATCATCAATTCTGGCAAGTGGAATTCTAAGCAATGCTGAAATCAAAAGAAGAAGAGTCTCAATTGCTGATATTTCTGATTCGTCAGTACAAGCGAGAAGAGATGAGATTGAGCCAATTTACGATCGAAGTATTCATGAGTATGTTCCTTTTTACTTAAATCCTAAAAATCCAATGCTCTACAGGCGAAAAGAGATGCAAAATGAAATTGTAATCATTGCTGTTTCAACGTCTGTTCTCAGTTCTAATTGTCATGTTTTTACTGATGGCAATGCAGCTGCCAATGCCACGCTATTTTCTGATGATGAAAGTGTCATCAACAATTCAAAAGATGTTCTATGTGCCCAGTACTGGACAGACTATGATGACGGCAAACGTCGTAGATGTGCTGAAGTCTTGGTTTATCCAAGTGTTGGAGTAAAATACATAGAAAAAATAGCATGTAACAATGAGGCTACTCGTGCACATGTTGCATCAATAACTAATATCCAATCAACCATTGAAAAAGGACTTTACTTCTAA
- a CDS encoding phycobilisome protein, whose amino-acid sequence MPLSDRARQLLPQARLTNFQSWQAEISAELLTRFQAAEDEQRFLSDADLVAIALACLPNANPTAARFLRDDAEELIAIARADLLERFPGITEPGGALYPEVRSQSCWRDCWQFLRCLSYGVAAGRADYATPAGFEALAVVYEELEVPIAAMQQAIETLLGVALKRFPPEVQAQLQPCCATLQTGIQAIAITLST is encoded by the coding sequence GTGCCCCTCAGCGATCGCGCCCGCCAACTCTTACCCCAAGCTCGCCTGACTAACTTTCAGTCTTGGCAAGCCGAGATTTCGGCGGAGCTGCTGACGCGCTTCCAAGCGGCTGAGGATGAGCAGCGCTTTCTCAGTGATGCCGATTTAGTTGCGATCGCCTTAGCCTGCCTCCCCAATGCCAACCCAACGGCAGCCCGATTTCTGCGCGATGACGCCGAGGAATTGATCGCGATCGCCCGCGCTGATTTGCTTGAGCGTTTTCCGGGCATCACGGAACCGGGTGGGGCGCTCTACCCCGAGGTGCGATCGCAGTCTTGCTGGCGCGATTGCTGGCAGTTTTTGCGCTGCCTTAGCTACGGCGTGGCAGCAGGACGAGCCGACTATGCCACACCTGCAGGCTTTGAAGCTTTGGCGGTGGTTTACGAAGAATTAGAAGTACCGATCGCAGCGATGCAACAGGCGATCGAAACGCTACTAGGCGTTGCACTGAAGCGATTTCCACCGGAAGTGCAAGCGCAACTTCAGCCCTGTTGTGCAACACTCCAAACCGGTATTCAAGCGATCGCAATAACCCTAAGCACATAA
- a CDS encoding photosystem II high light acclimation radical SAM protein, whose protein sequence is MADRILYVRLPCNPIFPIGVVYLADHVHKQFPAIEQQIFDLGTVPPLDYKGALDRAIDQFRPTLLVFSWRDIQIYAPVGGRGGNPLQNSFEFYYGRNPLIRLRGALGGFQVVSAYYTELWRNLGLIKRAQKRSQRYCPDVRTVVGGGAVSVFYEQLGNKLAKGTIVSVGEGETLLEKLLRGESIAQERCYIAGAEKPRSRLIHEQPTPLIKTSCNYDYIESIWPAFNYYLADGDFYIGVQTKRGCPHNCCYCVYTVVEGKQVRVNPAAEVVAEMRQLYDRGVRNFWFTDAQFIPARRYIEDAKVLLREILAAGLTDIHWAAYIRADNLDPELAELMVQTGMNYFEIGITSGSQELVRKMRMGYNLRTVLENCRALKAAGFNDLVSVNYSFNVIDEREETIRQTIAYHRELEAIFGADKVEPAIFFIGLQPHTHLEDYAFEQGVLKRDYNPMSMMPWTAKKLLWNPEPMGSFFGEVCLEAFQRNPYDFGREVMQLLENRLGRSPLAEALTAPVPEAPVRSLASVS, encoded by the coding sequence GTGGCCGATCGCATTCTTTACGTCCGTCTTCCTTGCAACCCGATCTTTCCGATCGGCGTGGTCTACCTTGCAGATCATGTCCACAAGCAGTTTCCGGCGATCGAGCAGCAGATCTTTGACCTCGGCACCGTGCCCCCGCTGGACTACAAAGGGGCACTTGATCGGGCGATCGATCAGTTCCGGCCGACGCTTCTCGTCTTCTCTTGGCGGGATATTCAGATCTACGCACCGGTAGGTGGACGCGGCGGTAATCCGCTCCAAAACTCGTTTGAGTTCTACTACGGTCGCAATCCTCTGATTCGGCTGCGGGGTGCCCTCGGTGGTTTCCAAGTGGTCAGCGCCTACTACACGGAACTCTGGCGTAATTTGGGGCTGATCAAACGGGCTCAGAAACGATCGCAGCGCTACTGTCCTGATGTGCGAACGGTTGTGGGTGGCGGTGCCGTCAGCGTCTTCTATGAGCAGCTCGGCAACAAACTTGCCAAGGGCACGATCGTCTCAGTGGGCGAAGGTGAGACGCTGCTGGAGAAACTGCTACGCGGTGAATCGATCGCCCAAGAACGCTGCTACATTGCTGGTGCCGAAAAACCGCGATCGCGCCTGATCCACGAGCAACCGACGCCGCTGATCAAAACGTCCTGCAACTACGACTACATCGAGTCGATTTGGCCGGCGTTCAATTACTACTTGGCGGATGGCGACTTCTACATCGGCGTCCAAACCAAACGCGGCTGCCCGCACAACTGCTGCTATTGCGTCTACACAGTCGTTGAAGGCAAGCAAGTTCGCGTTAATCCGGCGGCGGAGGTCGTGGCGGAAATGCGCCAGCTCTACGATCGCGGTGTGCGCAACTTCTGGTTTACCGACGCCCAATTTATTCCGGCGCGCCGCTACATCGAAGACGCCAAAGTACTGCTACGGGAAATTCTTGCAGCGGGTCTAACCGATATTCACTGGGCAGCTTATATTCGTGCCGATAATCTCGATCCGGAGCTGGCTGAGCTGATGGTTCAGACCGGCATGAACTACTTCGAGATCGGCATCACCAGCGGTTCGCAAGAACTGGTTCGCAAAATGCGCATGGGCTACAACCTGCGCACAGTTCTGGAAAACTGTCGTGCCCTCAAAGCAGCTGGCTTCAATGACTTAGTGTCAGTTAACTACTCGTTCAACGTGATTGATGAGCGGGAAGAGACGATCCGCCAAACGATCGCCTATCACCGTGAATTAGAAGCGATTTTCGGTGCGGATAAAGTCGAGCCAGCGATCTTCTTCATTGGACTCCAACCCCACACGCACCTTGAAGATTACGCCTTTGAACAGGGCGTGCTAAAGCGGGATTACAACCCGATGAGCATGATGCCTTGGACGGCGAAAAAGCTGCTCTGGAATCCGGAACCGATGGGCTCCTTCTTCGGTGAAGTCTGCCTAGAAGCCTTCCAGCGCAATCCCTACGACTTTGGTCGTGAGGTGATGCAGTTGCTGGAAAACCGGCTGGGGCGATCGCCTTTGGCAGAAGCCTTGACCGCCCCAGTGCCTGAAGCGCCGGTGCGATCGCTGGCTTCGGTTTCCTAG
- a CDS encoding ABC transporter permease, with protein sequence MGRYLKVLALFWSTAIAAELEYRLNFLLASLSSLGGLAGSLFGLFLFYRTGYRFQGWSWPEAQLVLGIFTLLQGASATLFVPNLNKIVEQVQQGTLDFVLLKPVSSQFWLSTRSLSPWGIPDFLFGLALIGYAGQQLGLSPLDYLQGILPLACSLVILYSLWFMMGSLSIWFVKIYNVTEVLRGLVEAGRYPISAYPAGFRIFFTFVVPVAFLTTFPAEAALDRRPLFWLSGAAFLAITLLWLSNRFWRFALRFYTSASS encoded by the coding sequence ATGGGGCGCTACCTAAAAGTTCTGGCGCTGTTCTGGAGTACCGCGATCGCGGCGGAACTGGAATACCGTCTCAATTTTCTCCTCGCCAGCCTCAGTAGCCTGGGCGGTTTGGCGGGCAGCTTGTTTGGCCTGTTCCTCTTCTATCGTACGGGCTACCGCTTTCAGGGCTGGTCTTGGCCTGAGGCGCAGTTGGTGCTGGGTATCTTCACGCTTCTGCAGGGTGCTTCCGCCACGTTATTTGTGCCTAACCTCAACAAAATCGTTGAGCAGGTGCAGCAGGGCACCTTGGATTTCGTGCTGCTCAAGCCGGTCAGCTCGCAGTTTTGGCTCTCAACCCGCAGCCTGTCGCCTTGGGGCATCCCCGACTTTCTGTTTGGGCTAGCGCTGATTGGCTATGCCGGTCAGCAGTTGGGGCTGTCGCCACTGGATTATTTGCAAGGCATCTTGCCACTGGCCTGTAGCTTGGTGATTCTCTACAGCCTCTGGTTCATGATGGGTTCGCTCAGTATTTGGTTCGTCAAAATCTATAACGTCACCGAGGTGCTGCGCGGGCTGGTTGAAGCGGGACGCTATCCGATCAGTGCCTATCCAGCCGGCTTCCGAATCTTTTTCACCTTCGTCGTTCCCGTTGCATTCCTCACGACCTTTCCCGCCGAAGCTGCCCTCGATCGCCGACCGCTATTTTGGCTTTCTGGCGCAGCCTTCCTCGCGATCACTTTGCTCTGGCTGTCCAATCGCTTCTGGCGCTTTGCCCTTCGCTTTTACACCAGCGCTTCTAGTTGA
- a CDS encoding 16S rRNA (uracil(1498)-N(3))-methyltransferase — protein sequence MARELRRLWMPPEQLQGDRWVLNPEQRHYLQRVLRLKPGDRCAVINGQGGLWTAELGDRDQLFVVEAAPVVPPPQPRLTLIQGLPKQGFDEVIRQATELGVTTIQPVISDHSQVRAEAQKTDRWRKIAIEASEQSERLYLPQIEPIRAGADAIAQTSKDSLRCLCLARRSLPNLLPWLQAQPAWTDLAIAIGPEGGWSDAEIEQAIAAGWSPVSLGSSILRAVTAPIVALSLAQAVAATRSLDN from the coding sequence ATGGCGCGGGAACTGCGACGGCTGTGGATGCCGCCGGAACAATTGCAGGGCGATCGCTGGGTGTTGAATCCTGAGCAGCGCCATTACCTGCAGCGGGTCTTGCGGCTGAAGCCGGGCGATCGCTGTGCCGTCATCAACGGGCAGGGTGGTCTATGGACGGCAGAGTTGGGCGATCGCGATCAGTTGTTCGTTGTCGAAGCTGCACCTGTGGTTCCCCCACCCCAGCCTCGGTTGACCCTGATTCAGGGCTTACCGAAGCAAGGTTTTGATGAGGTGATTCGTCAGGCGACCGAGTTGGGCGTGACCACGATCCAGCCCGTGATCAGCGATCACAGTCAGGTGCGAGCCGAAGCCCAGAAAACCGATCGCTGGCGCAAGATTGCGATCGAAGCCAGCGAACAGTCCGAGCGTCTTTACCTGCCTCAAATCGAACCGATTCGTGCTGGGGCAGACGCGATTGCGCAGACCTCCAAGGACTCACTACGCTGTCTCTGCTTGGCGCGGCGATCGCTGCCAAACTTGCTGCCTTGGCTGCAAGCCCAACCGGCTTGGACGGATCTCGCGATCGCAATTGGTCCTGAAGGCGGCTGGAGTGACGCCGAGATTGAGCAGGCGATCGCAGCAGGCTGGTCGCCTGTTTCTCTGGGCTCATCGATCCTGCGGGCAGTCACCGCGCCGATCGTGGCGCTGAGTCTGGCACAAGCTGTGGCCGCAACGCGATCGCTGGATAACTGA
- a CDS encoding chromophore lyase CpcT/CpeT, with protein MTHATDVLTLARWLAADFSNQAQAFENPPFFAHIRVCMRPLALEVLDGLSLYVEQAYDLDVNQPYRARVLKLVPAGDHIEIENFRVINGEDLFGASRDRDRLSKLSRDRLEKLPGCTFITHWTGNGFKGVVEPGKGCIVERKGQSTYLESEFEVDEEKMISLDRGRHPETDEQVWGSVAGPFHFLRWHSFADEVPTP; from the coding sequence ATGACCCATGCCACCGACGTGCTGACGCTAGCCCGCTGGCTGGCTGCCGACTTCAGCAATCAAGCCCAAGCCTTCGAAAATCCACCCTTTTTTGCCCATATCCGCGTCTGCATGAGGCCGCTGGCGCTAGAGGTTTTAGATGGTTTGAGTCTCTATGTGGAGCAAGCCTACGACCTCGACGTCAATCAGCCCTATCGTGCCCGGGTGCTCAAGCTCGTTCCAGCTGGCGATCACATCGAAATTGAGAACTTCCGGGTCATCAATGGCGAGGACCTGTTTGGCGCTTCCCGCGATCGCGATCGCCTGTCTAAGTTGAGCCGCGATCGCCTTGAAAAACTTCCGGGCTGCACTTTCATCACCCATTGGACAGGGAACGGCTTCAAAGGTGTGGTGGAGCCGGGCAAAGGCTGCATTGTCGAGCGCAAAGGTCAGTCCACCTACCTCGAAAGTGAATTCGAAGTAGACGAGGAGAAGATGATCAGCCTTGATCGCGGCCGTCATCCTGAAACCGATGAGCAGGTGTGGGGATCGGTGGCGGGGCCATTTCACTTCCTGCGCTGGCACAGTTTTGCCGACGAAGTCCCCACTCCTTAG
- a CDS encoding superoxide dismutase produces MSYELPALPFDYTALAPYITKETLEFHHDKHHAAYVNNYNNAVKDTELDSQPIEAVIKAIAGDASKAGLFNNAAQAWNHSFYWNSIKPNGGGAPTGALADKIAADFGSFENFVAEFKQAAATQFGSGWAWLVLDNGSLKITKTGNADTPIAHGQTPLLTIDVWEHAYYLDYQNRRPDYISTFVEKLANWDFASANYEAAIA; encoded by the coding sequence ATGTCCTACGAATTGCCAGCATTGCCCTTCGACTACACCGCACTGGCGCCTTACATCACTAAGGAAACGCTGGAATTCCACCACGACAAGCACCACGCGGCCTACGTCAACAACTACAACAACGCTGTCAAAGACACCGAGCTGGACAGCCAGCCGATCGAAGCTGTGATCAAAGCGATCGCAGGCGACGCCAGCAAAGCCGGTCTGTTCAACAACGCGGCGCAAGCTTGGAACCACTCTTTCTACTGGAACTCGATCAAACCCAACGGTGGCGGCGCTCCTACCGGTGCTTTGGCCGACAAAATCGCAGCTGACTTCGGCAGCTTCGAAAACTTCGTGGCCGAGTTCAAACAAGCAGCAGCCACCCAATTCGGCAGCGGCTGGGCATGGTTGGTACTGGACAACGGCAGCCTGAAAATCACCAAAACGGGCAACGCTGACACCCCGATCGCCCATGGTCAAACCCCGCTGTTGACCATCGATGTCTGGGAACACGCCTATTACCTCGACTACCAAAATCGTCGTCCCGACTACATCAGCACCTTCGTTGAGAAGCTGGCTAACTGGGACTTCGCTTCAGCAAACTACGAAGCTGCGATCGCCTAG